One Musa acuminata AAA Group cultivar baxijiao unplaced genomic scaffold, Cavendish_Baxijiao_AAA HiC_scaffold_1088, whole genome shotgun sequence genomic window carries:
- the LOC103985717 gene encoding GATA transcription factor 5-like, whose protein sequence is MEAPKTSLLQQQQPQQQGSHGVSDEDVAWAVGNGNFWGEEFSVDDLLNLEFIENEKGAEEEGEEAEHKGTEDSNSGSPSPSSSSSLSFQPLSEISLPAHDAEELEWVSLIIDDSLPEFSSCPGVVPLPSAPRSPDETETQAESCRAYTIEGGSSVSPTVCVLSTEAVVPVRAKRSKRSRTAAGCWSVSRPLPFAESSSDSITTTTSSSCASSFSSPALSFHRVTDHISAAGERSILLCGSLPPDKQQKPNKRGRKPKSPPSAAASNERRCTHCGAQKTPQWRAGPLGPKTLCNACGVRFKSGRLLPEYRPACSPTFVSHVHSNCHRKVLEMRRKKQAAAAPPVTSFSTRSTGPAEPVDLYVM, encoded by the exons ATGGAGGCCCCGAAGACTTCTTTGctacagcagcagcagccgcagcaGCAGGGGAGTCACGGGGTTTCGGACGAGGATGTGGCTTGGGCTGTGGGAAATGGGAACTTTTGGGGGGAGGAGTTCTCCGTTGACGACCTCCTTAACCTTGAGTTCATCGAGAACGAGAAGGGAgcagaggaggagggggaggaagcGGAGCACAAGGGAACCGAGGACTCCAACTCCGGCTcgccttctccttcctcctcttcgtcgCTTTCTTTCCAGCCTCTCTCCGAAATCAGTCTCCCG GCGCACGACGCGGAAGAGTTGGAATGGGTTTCTCTCATCATCGACGACTCCCTTCCGGAGTTCTCGTCGTGCCCGGGCGTCGTTCCCTTGCCTTCGGCTCCTCGAAGCCCAGACGAAACGGAGACCCAGGCCGAGAGCTGCCGCGCTTACACCATCGAAGGTGGCTCGTCTGTGAGCCCAACCGTCTGCGTCCTCTCCACCGAAGCCGTGGTGCCGGTCAGGGCCAAGCGGAGCAAGCGCTCCCGGACAGCCGCAGGCTGCTGGTCCGTGTCAAGGCCGCTCCCTTTCGCAGAATCTTCCTCCGACTCCATCACCACCACAACCTCCTCCTCTTGCGCGTCCTCTTTCTCGTCTCCCGCTCTATCTTTCCACCGAGTAACCGACCACATTTCGGCCGCGGGCGAGAGAAGCATCCTCCTTTGCGGCAGCCTGCCACCGGACAAGCAGCAGAAACCCAACAAGCGCGGCCGAAAGCCCAAGTCACCGCCGTCCGCAGCTGCCTCCAACGAGCGTCGCTGCACCCACTGCGGCGCCCAGAAGACGCCGCAGTGGAGGGCCGGCCCGCTCGGCCCCAAGACCCTCTGCAACGCCTGCGGGGTCCGGTTCAAGTCCGGCCGCCTCCTCCCGGAGTACCGCCCGGCGTGCAGCCCCACGTTCGTCAGCCACGTCCACTCTAACTGCCACCGCAAGGTCCTCGAGATGCGCCGGAAAAAGCAGGCAGCGGCGGCTCCGCCTGTCACCTCCTTCTCGACCCGTTCCACTGGCCCGGCCGAGCCGGTTGACTTATACGTTATGTAG
- the LOC135666382 gene encoding SH3 domain-containing protein 2-like, protein MEAIRKQASKFREQVARQQQAVFKQFGGGGYGSSDSIFSDAAEYQQHQKLENLYISTRAAKHFQRDIVRGVEGYIVTGSKQVEIGNKLSDDSRKYGVENTCTSGNTLSKAALCYARARAQMENERGNLLKALGSQVAEPLRAMVMGAPLEDARHLAQRYDRVRQEAEAQAIEVSKRQIKVRETVSSGDNISKLEAAEAKLQELKSNMAVLGKEAVAAMTAVEAQQQRLTLQRLIAMVESERTYHQKVLQILEQLEAEMLSERQRIEASPSPASENFMPPPPSYEEANGMFTNSTVDGLTESVEYFLAEVIHSYQAETDVELNLSVGDYVVVRKLSNNGWAEGECKGKAGWFPSVYIERRERVLASKIVQIL, encoded by the exons ATGGAGGCTATTAGGAAGCAGGCCTCCAAATTCAGGGAGCAGGTCGCCAGGCAGCAGCAG GCTGTTTTCAAGCAATTTGGAGGTGGTGGATATGGAAGTTCTGATAGTATATTTTCAGATGCAGCGGAATATCAGCAGCACCAAAAATTAGAAAATCTTTACATATCAACTCGAGCTGCCAAG CATTTTCAAAGGGATATAGTGCGTGGTGTGGAAGGATATATCGTCACAGGATCCAAACAAGTTGAAATAG GCAATAAATTATCTGATGATAGTAGGAAATATGGTGTTGAGAACACCTGCACTAGTGGGAATACACTATCGAAAGCTGCTTTATGTTATGCGAGAGCTCGTGCACAAATGGAGAATGAGCGCGGCAATCTACTGAAAGCTCTTGGTTCCCAG GTTGCAGAACCACTAAGAGCCATGGTAATGGGTGCTCCATTGGAAGATGCTCGACACCTTGCCCAAAGATATGATAGGGTGCGCCAGGAAGCTGAAGCTCAG GCAATTGAAGTTTCAAAGCGCCAAATTAAAGTAAGAGAAACTGTTAGCAGTGGTGATAACATTTCAAAGCTAGAAGCTGCTGAAGCCAAGCTACAAGAACTAAAATCTAATATGGCAGTATTGGGTAAGGAAGCTGTTGCAGCAATGACTGCTGTGGAAGCCCAACAACAAAGATTAACCTTACAGCGGCTTATTGCTATG GTCGAATCAGAGCGCACTTACCATCAGAAGGTCCTACAAATTCTTGAACAACTTGAAGCAGAG ATGCTATCTGAGCGTCAAAGAATTGAAGCATCTCCAAGTCCAGCCTCAGAAAACTTTATGCCGCCTCCACCATCATACGAAGAAGCCAATGGCATGTTTACAAACTCAACTGTCGATGGATTAACAGAATCTGTGGAATACTTTTTagctgag GTAATTCATTCATATCAGGCTGAGACAGATGTGGAGCTTAATCTTTCTGTTGGCGACTATGTTGTTGTACGTAAG CTATCAAACAATGGTTGGGCGGAAGGTGAATGCAAAGGAAAAGCAGGTTGGTTCCCTTCTGTATACATTGAAAGGCGGGAGCGTGTGCTCGCAAGTAAGATCGTTCAAATTCTGTAA